One part of the Gemmatimonadaceae bacterium genome encodes these proteins:
- a CDS encoding outer membrane beta-barrel protein: MRRSFRWSTLVPMATFVVLPVASHAQVSTTRGLSIGVHAIGTSLTAEGNDTRNGGGLSARIGYGFNRIVTGFVHIDGSEIEIPEASSDGTGITGAWSMGHAEIGARFHFANSLRRWVPYLETSAGARVVSVNDARVNGQTAGKVDFKGGAFTLGGGLSAFFRPNLAFDASLKFTSGEFTEVDLGGVSLQNLEIEATSVRFGLGLIWWPK, from the coding sequence ATGCGCCGCTCATTCCGCTGGTCCACGCTCGTGCCGATGGCGACTTTCGTCGTGCTTCCCGTCGCGTCGCACGCCCAGGTCTCCACCACGCGAGGCTTGTCAATTGGCGTCCACGCGATCGGAACTTCGCTGACCGCCGAAGGCAACGACACGCGCAACGGAGGCGGCCTGAGCGCGCGCATCGGTTACGGCTTCAACCGCATTGTGACGGGGTTCGTGCACATCGACGGCTCGGAGATCGAGATCCCCGAAGCATCGTCCGACGGCACGGGAATCACCGGCGCCTGGAGCATGGGCCACGCGGAGATCGGCGCACGCTTTCACTTCGCCAATTCGCTCCGGCGCTGGGTTCCCTACCTCGAGACGTCGGCGGGCGCGCGCGTCGTGTCGGTGAACGATGCCAGGGTGAACGGACAGACCGCCGGCAAGGTGGACTTCAAGGGCGGCGCGTTCACGTTAGGCGGTGGGCTCTCCGCATTCTTCCGGCCGAATCTCGCCTTTGACGCGTCGCTCAAGTTCACGAGCGGCGAGTTCACGGAAGTCGACCTGGGAGGCGTCTCCCTGCAGAACCTGGAGATCGAAGCCACGTCGGTGCGCTTTGGCCTCGGCCTGATCTGGTGGCCCAAGTAG
- a CDS encoding sigma-70 family RNA polymerase sigma factor has product MALPQPPAVDLEATLASLHEASFGWACSCCRGDADEAADALQTAYAKVLTGTARFGGRSSFKTWFFGVIRLTALERSRDRTRHLYPGAPDDDERATEPVDVAYIEAEQGEALRQALQRLAPRQQEVLHLVFYQDVSIAEAAVVMGVSLGSARTHYERGKQRLRTMLSPTQAGDPADPNQSAVEPKGAGDAATNRPRRTP; this is encoded by the coding sequence ATGGCGCTGCCCCAGCCGCCAGCAGTCGACCTCGAGGCCACGCTCGCCTCGCTCCACGAGGCGAGCTTTGGCTGGGCATGCAGTTGCTGTCGCGGAGACGCCGACGAGGCGGCCGACGCGCTGCAGACGGCCTACGCCAAGGTGCTGACGGGGACGGCTCGGTTTGGTGGCCGCTCGTCGTTCAAGACGTGGTTCTTCGGTGTGATCCGGCTGACCGCCCTCGAACGCTCGCGCGATCGCACTCGTCACCTGTATCCCGGCGCGCCGGACGACGACGAGCGCGCCACGGAGCCAGTCGACGTGGCCTATATCGAGGCGGAGCAGGGCGAGGCGTTGCGTCAAGCCCTGCAGCGCCTGGCGCCACGACAGCAGGAAGTCCTGCACCTCGTTTTCTATCAGGACGTGAGCATTGCCGAAGCCGCCGTGGTCATGGGTGTGTCGCTGGGCTCGGCACGAACGCACTATGAGCGCGGCAAGCAGCGTCTGCGCACCATGCTGTCGCCGACGCAGGCCGGCGACCCGGCCGATCCGAATCAATCGGCCGTTGAACCAAAGGGCGCCGGCGATGCCGCGACCAATCGTCCGCGGAGGACACCATGA
- a CDS encoding DUF1015 domain-containing protein yields the protein MPTLDPVPLALVPVDSAAADAIGAPNYDEFQSDEEVWEILQQHPKSVLRITMPQCDVPSRDGILDEHAAATLAKAGANLAALRVDPLTRTVTDMVWVYEITVPSDPSIRQIGLGGMGRTREIRTAANPGGSIIRNEGVRDDKARGRADLTRATGADMGMVNNAVDDVDGDFYSALDLHARNHPVSFETHDETGNRHRVWIVEDAGQSTRLRDILAREPRAYVADGNHRSAAAAMLGNEHFLTVFFPARTMTIAPYNRLVDTGKLARVELRRRLAGPFEVEAAPVVGPWQPWHTHDIGLYDGERWLRLRPRAGTYDPNDAAQDIDADIVQRHLFDLVLGIADARDERITYVGANRDEAWLQGEVDAGRHDIAVTLAPVTMAQFVKVCLQDKLMPPKSTWFVPKIRTGLVMALLHP from the coding sequence ATGCCAACCCTCGATCCCGTCCCGCTCGCCCTCGTCCCCGTCGACTCGGCGGCCGCCGATGCCATCGGCGCCCCAAACTACGATGAGTTCCAGAGCGACGAGGAGGTCTGGGAGATCCTGCAGCAGCACCCTAAGTCGGTGCTGCGCATCACCATGCCGCAATGCGACGTCCCATCGCGCGACGGCATTCTCGACGAACACGCTGCGGCCACCCTGGCGAAGGCGGGGGCAAACCTGGCCGCGCTGCGCGTCGACCCGCTCACGCGGACGGTCACCGACATGGTCTGGGTCTACGAGATCACGGTGCCGAGCGATCCATCGATCCGACAGATCGGGCTGGGCGGCATGGGCCGCACGCGCGAGATCCGCACCGCGGCCAACCCCGGCGGCTCGATCATCCGCAACGAAGGAGTGCGCGACGACAAGGCGCGCGGTCGCGCCGACCTCACGCGCGCGACGGGCGCCGACATGGGCATGGTCAACAACGCCGTGGACGACGTGGACGGCGACTTCTACTCGGCCCTCGATCTCCACGCGCGCAATCATCCGGTCTCGTTCGAAACGCACGACGAAACCGGCAACCGGCACCGCGTGTGGATCGTGGAGGACGCGGGGCAGTCGACACGACTGCGCGACATCCTGGCGCGGGAACCGCGGGCCTACGTCGCCGACGGCAACCATCGCAGCGCGGCGGCGGCGATGCTCGGCAACGAACACTTCCTCACCGTGTTCTTTCCGGCCCGCACCATGACCATCGCGCCGTACAATCGCCTCGTGGACACCGGCAAGCTCGCTCGCGTCGAACTCCGCCGTCGGCTGGCCGGGCCCTTCGAGGTCGAGGCCGCGCCGGTTGTCGGCCCCTGGCAGCCCTGGCACACGCACGACATCGGCCTGTACGACGGGGAACGCTGGCTGCGGCTCCGCCCGCGCGCCGGCACGTACGACCCCAACGACGCCGCGCAGGACATCGATGCCGACATCGTGCAGCGACATCTGTTCGATCTCGTGCTCGGCATCGCCGACGCGCGCGACGAGCGGATCACCTACGTGGGGGCCAACCGCGATGAAGCGTGGCTACAGGGTGAGGTAGACGCTGGCCGCCACGACATCGCCGTCACGCTTGCGCCGGTGACCATGGCCCAGTTCGTGAAGGTCTGTCTCCAGGACAAACTCATGCCGCCCAAGTCCACCTGGTTCGTTCCCAAGATCAGGACGGGCCTTGTGATGGCGCTTCTACACCCATGA
- a CDS encoding histidinol-phosphate aminotransferase family protein, with translation MPQSRRAFLATAAVSGASLVPALQARGLEASWTGRDALHTAMARGVDPNGVIRLNSNENPYGPASNAIDAIMQSFGASNRYPRDSDAALRTAIARRHGVKDENVLIGAGSGETLRIATEAFTSASAHLVAAAPTFENPIATATRLGRQVKAPRVDARLRLDLDAMAAAAPGAGLVFVCNPNNPTGTVWPLSDVLALISTINRTSPSTRILVDEAYFEYCDLPGYDTAIPAALANPSILVTRTFSKIFGLAGMRVGYAIAHADTIRALEPWRMANGVSALSAAAAIASCELPDHAQRQAALNREVRDYTIKTINAAGIPAERTHTNFILADVGRDPNAFQQACLAQGVAIGRAFPPLDRHARISIGTMDEMKRALPIVIGLAGGRASG, from the coding sequence ATGCCGCAGTCCCGCCGCGCTTTCCTCGCCACCGCTGCCGTGAGCGGCGCCTCACTGGTCCCGGCGCTTCAGGCTCGGGGGCTCGAGGCCTCCTGGACCGGGCGCGATGCTCTCCACACCGCGATGGCCCGCGGCGTTGACCCGAACGGCGTCATCCGGCTCAACAGCAACGAAAACCCGTACGGACCGGCGAGCAATGCGATCGACGCGATCATGCAATCGTTCGGCGCATCGAATCGGTATCCGCGAGACAGCGACGCCGCTCTCCGTACCGCGATCGCGCGGCGACACGGCGTGAAGGACGAAAACGTCCTGATCGGTGCCGGCTCCGGCGAGACCCTGCGCATCGCCACCGAAGCGTTTACGTCCGCCAGTGCGCATCTCGTGGCCGCGGCGCCGACGTTCGAGAATCCGATTGCCACGGCCACGCGCCTGGGTCGCCAGGTGAAGGCCCCGCGCGTGGACGCCCGGCTGCGGCTCGACCTCGATGCCATGGCTGCGGCAGCGCCGGGCGCCGGGCTCGTCTTTGTGTGCAACCCGAACAACCCGACGGGCACGGTCTGGCCCCTGAGCGACGTCCTCGCGCTCATCAGTACGATCAACCGCACCTCGCCTTCGACACGCATCCTGGTCGACGAGGCCTACTTCGAATACTGCGACCTGCCCGGCTACGACACGGCCATCCCCGCGGCGCTGGCGAACCCGTCGATCCTCGTGACGCGGACGTTCTCCAAGATCTTCGGGCTGGCCGGCATGCGCGTGGGCTACGCGATCGCGCACGCCGACACGATCCGCGCGCTCGAGCCCTGGCGCATGGCGAACGGCGTCAGCGCCCTGTCAGCGGCCGCGGCGATCGCGTCGTGCGAATTGCCGGACCACGCGCAACGACAGGCGGCGCTCAACCGCGAGGTCCGCGACTACACGATCAAGACGATCAACGCCGCGGGGATCCCTGCCGAACGCACGCACACGAACTTCATCCTGGCGGACGTGGGCCGCGACCCCAATGCGTTCCAGCAGGCATGCCTCGCCCAGGGCGTCGCGATCGGCCGGGCATTCCCGCCGCTCGACCGACACGCCCGTATCTCGATCGGGACCATGGACGAGATGAAGCGTGCGCTCCCGATCGTGATCGGCCTGGCCGGCGGGCGCGCGAGCGGATAG
- a CDS encoding CoA-acylating methylmalonate-semialdehyde dehydrogenase, with the protein MTLTHPVSTADSDPETVPFIHHVIGGARVLQEVERWGAVFDPSTGRQSAAVPLASAADADAAVQDAHRAFLEWSAVTPLRRARVMFRFKELIEAHIDEIARLISTEHGKIFADARGEVQRGLEVVEFCCGIPHLLKGEFTESVGTGIDSWSMRQPLGVGVGITPFNFPVMVPLWMLAPAIACGNTFVIKPSEKDPSSTVRLAELLVEAGAPPGVLNVLQGDKTAVDALISHPLVQAVSFVGSTPIARYIYETCARHGKRVQAMGGAKNHLIVMPDADLDQATDGLIGAAYGSAGERCMAISVAVPVGEATANALVARLAQRVRELRIGPSLSSGIDMGPLVTAAHHERVVSYVDLGVREGADLVVDGRGCTVAGHEGGYFLGGCLFDHVTPAMRIYQEEIFGPVLTVVRARSFDEALGLADDHAFGNGVSIYTRDGDAAREFVSRVQVGMVGVNVPIPVPLAFHSFGGWKQSAFGDMNQHGMEGVRFWTKLKTVTSRWPRGIRAGSEFTMPVMQ; encoded by the coding sequence ATGACACTGACGCATCCTGTTTCGACCGCGGACTCCGACCCCGAGACCGTACCGTTCATCCACCACGTGATCGGCGGGGCCCGCGTGCTCCAGGAGGTCGAGCGGTGGGGCGCGGTGTTCGATCCGTCCACCGGCCGGCAGTCGGCCGCGGTGCCGCTGGCGTCGGCGGCCGACGCGGACGCAGCGGTCCAGGACGCGCACCGTGCGTTCCTCGAATGGAGCGCGGTGACGCCGCTCCGTCGTGCGCGGGTGATGTTCCGCTTCAAGGAGCTGATCGAGGCCCACATCGACGAGATCGCGCGCCTGATCTCGACCGAACACGGAAAGATCTTCGCCGATGCCCGCGGCGAAGTGCAGCGAGGACTCGAGGTCGTCGAGTTTTGCTGCGGCATTCCGCACCTGCTCAAGGGAGAGTTCACCGAGAGCGTCGGCACCGGGATCGACTCGTGGTCGATGCGCCAGCCGCTCGGCGTTGGCGTGGGGATCACGCCGTTCAACTTCCCGGTGATGGTGCCCCTGTGGATGCTGGCGCCGGCCATTGCCTGCGGCAACACGTTCGTCATCAAGCCGTCGGAGAAGGACCCGTCCTCCACCGTCCGGCTCGCCGAACTGCTGGTCGAAGCCGGCGCGCCGCCGGGCGTGCTGAACGTCCTGCAGGGCGACAAGACGGCGGTCGATGCCCTCATCAGCCATCCGCTGGTGCAGGCCGTGAGCTTTGTCGGGTCGACGCCGATCGCGCGCTACATCTACGAAACGTGCGCGCGGCACGGGAAGCGCGTTCAGGCGATGGGCGGAGCCAAGAACCACCTGATCGTCATGCCGGACGCCGACCTCGACCAGGCCACCGATGGTCTGATCGGCGCTGCCTACGGGTCCGCGGGCGAACGCTGCATGGCGATTTCGGTGGCGGTGCCGGTGGGCGAGGCGACCGCCAATGCGCTCGTGGCCAGGCTCGCGCAACGCGTGCGCGAACTCAGGATTGGACCGTCGCTCTCGTCAGGCATCGACATGGGGCCGCTCGTCACCGCGGCGCACCACGAGCGCGTCGTGAGCTACGTCGACCTCGGCGTTCGAGAGGGCGCCGACCTCGTGGTCGATGGCCGTGGCTGCACCGTCGCCGGTCATGAGGGCGGCTACTTCCTCGGCGGGTGCCTCTTTGACCACGTGACCCCGGCGATGCGCATCTATCAGGAGGAGATCTTCGGGCCGGTGCTCACTGTGGTGCGCGCCAGGTCGTTCGACGAAGCCCTCGGCCTCGCCGATGATCACGCGTTCGGCAACGGCGTCTCGATCTACACGCGTGATGGCGATGCCGCTCGAGAGTTCGTGAGCCGCGTGCAGGTGGGCATGGTCGGCGTGAACGTACCGATTCCCGTGCCGCTGGCGTTCCATTCGTTCGGCGGATGGAAGCAGAGCGCCTTTGGCGACATGAACCAGCACGGCATGGAAGGCGTGCGGTTCTGGACGAAGCTCAAGACCGTGACGTCGCGCTGGCCACGGGGCATTCGCGCCGGCAGCGAGTTCACCATGCCCGTGATGCAGTGA
- a CDS encoding glycosyl hydrolase — MARFPLLLPAVAALCFGAAPASAQRAPIDTTALSRLTFRAIGPANMMGRATDIEGVTGDPNVVYVGTAAGGMWKTTNGGTTWSPLFDRERTLSIGDFALEPGNPDVIYVGTGEANVRNSASFGRGMYKSTDGGKTWRHIGLADTRHIARVMVSPRDPRTVFVCAVGHMAGPNPERGVFVSRDAGETWTRTLFIDDRHGCADLDIDPNNPNVVYAVGWHFDRKQWTFTSGSEQGGIFKSVDGGATWKKLGGGLPRLLGRVGVKVAPSSPNIVYAIAESKEGYVWRSDDFGENWRKTSDDAATLCRGFYYADLRVDPVNADRVYAIACNLSVSIDGGRNFRPISQSVHGDHHGLWIDPTDPGRIWQVNDGGIAESRDRGVTWSFPNNFALAQFYQLHADNREPFYYLGGGLQDNGNWMGPNRTRDPLGVLVDDWNLISYGDGYYQLSHPDDPDFMVTESQGGMITRTQMRTREQEDISPQPRRNDGAPVNALQYRFNWNAPIVASPHDGKTLYFGAQVLFRSKDFGSTWSVISPDLTKNDPSRQGWAGGPAITEATTAEYYNTLYAVSESPVQRGLIWAGTDDGNLHITRNDGANWTRVDRNVTGVGPEAVVSHVEASRTAACTAYATFERKFMDDLKAYIYKTTDCGTTWTNIAGNIPEGAYLQVLREDPKNPQVLYAGTEAGLYVSVTGGGDWFRLGGNLPAVPVHEVLVHGRENDLIVATHARGIFILDDASVIQELAAAAARPVTLFSMRTATRFATKQNKGSLGQSLFMGPNPPYGAIIRYNLRTRPAAGTDVKLEVFDAQGQLVRELARAPREAGINTTAWDLGYAPARPRRPIDPDDPTVRFFGAPAGPRVLPGRYVVRLTVGSERVEQPVTVRVDPTSKTTPAALTEQFTVAMELRNLQSLANDTLRALDGRKAELEVRRRSAQAIPEGKGAAVVADLTKEIAQADSLLDLLVKPARVPFWSDGPRISDRIGALLRNVDSGNFPPTPAQRKLGQDLAVELRDALERVRRYLGRFTTM; from the coding sequence ATGGCCCGGTTCCCACTCCTGCTGCCCGCCGTCGCGGCCCTGTGCTTCGGCGCCGCCCCCGCCTCGGCGCAGCGCGCTCCGATCGACACCACGGCGCTCTCGCGCCTCACCTTCAGGGCCATCGGCCCGGCCAACATGATGGGTCGCGCCACCGACATCGAAGGCGTGACCGGTGATCCCAACGTGGTCTACGTGGGCACCGCGGCCGGGGGCATGTGGAAGACCACGAACGGCGGCACGACCTGGTCGCCGTTGTTCGATCGCGAACGCACCCTGTCGATCGGCGACTTTGCCCTCGAGCCCGGAAACCCCGACGTGATCTACGTCGGCACCGGCGAGGCCAACGTGCGCAACTCGGCGTCGTTCGGTCGCGGCATGTACAAGTCGACCGATGGCGGCAAGACGTGGCGGCACATCGGCCTGGCCGACACGCGCCACATCGCCCGCGTGATGGTCAGTCCGCGCGATCCGCGAACCGTCTTCGTGTGCGCCGTCGGCCACATGGCCGGCCCGAACCCCGAGCGCGGGGTGTTCGTGTCCCGCGATGCCGGCGAGACCTGGACGCGCACCCTGTTCATCGACGATCGACACGGCTGCGCCGACCTGGATATCGACCCGAACAACCCGAACGTCGTGTATGCGGTCGGCTGGCACTTCGATCGCAAGCAGTGGACGTTCACCAGCGGATCCGAGCAGGGAGGGATCTTCAAGTCGGTCGATGGCGGCGCCACCTGGAAGAAGCTTGGTGGCGGGTTGCCGCGGCTGCTCGGACGCGTTGGCGTGAAGGTCGCGCCGTCGTCGCCGAACATCGTGTATGCGATCGCCGAGTCGAAGGAGGGCTACGTCTGGCGCAGCGACGACTTTGGCGAGAACTGGCGCAAGACGAGCGACGACGCGGCAACGCTGTGCCGCGGCTTCTACTACGCGGATCTGCGCGTCGATCCCGTGAACGCCGATCGGGTATACGCCATCGCGTGCAACCTGTCGGTGTCGATCGACGGTGGGCGCAACTTCCGCCCGATCTCCCAGAGCGTCCACGGCGACCACCACGGGCTCTGGATCGATCCCACGGACCCGGGTCGCATCTGGCAGGTGAACGACGGTGGGATCGCCGAGTCGCGCGATCGTGGCGTGACGTGGAGCTTCCCGAACAACTTTGCGCTCGCGCAGTTCTATCAGCTGCACGCCGACAACCGCGAGCCGTTCTACTACCTGGGCGGCGGGCTTCAGGACAACGGCAACTGGATGGGGCCGAATCGCACGCGCGATCCCCTGGGCGTGCTGGTCGACGACTGGAACCTGATCAGCTACGGCGACGGCTACTATCAGCTGTCGCACCCCGACGACCCCGACTTCATGGTGACGGAGTCGCAGGGTGGGATGATCACGCGCACGCAGATGCGGACGCGCGAGCAGGAGGACATTTCGCCGCAGCCGCGACGCAACGACGGCGCCCCCGTGAACGCGCTGCAGTATCGCTTCAACTGGAACGCCCCCATCGTCGCCTCGCCGCACGACGGCAAGACACTGTACTTCGGCGCGCAGGTGCTGTTCAGGTCGAAGGACTTCGGGAGCACGTGGAGCGTGATTTCTCCCGACCTCACGAAGAACGATCCGTCACGCCAGGGATGGGCCGGCGGGCCGGCGATCACCGAGGCCACGACCGCGGAGTACTACAACACCCTGTACGCGGTGAGCGAGTCGCCCGTGCAGCGCGGGCTGATCTGGGCCGGCACCGACGACGGCAACCTGCACATCACGCGCAATGACGGCGCCAACTGGACGCGCGTGGACCGCAACGTGACCGGTGTTGGCCCCGAAGCCGTGGTGAGCCACGTGGAGGCCAGCCGCACCGCGGCGTGCACCGCGTACGCCACGTTCGAGCGTAAGTTCATGGACGACCTCAAGGCCTACATCTACAAAACCACGGATTGCGGCACGACGTGGACGAACATCGCGGGGAACATCCCGGAGGGCGCCTACCTCCAGGTGCTGCGCGAAGACCCGAAGAATCCCCAGGTGCTGTATGCCGGCACGGAAGCAGGACTGTACGTCAGCGTGACGGGTGGAGGTGACTGGTTCCGGCTCGGCGGCAATCTGCCGGCGGTGCCGGTACATGAGGTGCTCGTGCACGGCCGCGAGAACGACCTGATCGTGGCGACGCACGCGCGTGGGATCTTCATCCTCGACGACGCGTCGGTCATTCAGGAACTCGCTGCGGCGGCGGCGCGGCCGGTGACCCTCTTCAGCATGCGCACCGCCACGCGCTTTGCCACCAAGCAGAACAAGGGCTCACTCGGCCAGTCGCTCTTCATGGGCCCGAATCCGCCCTATGGCGCGATCATCCGGTACAACCTCCGGACGCGGCCCGCGGCTGGTACCGATGTGAAGCTCGAAGTGTTCGACGCGCAGGGGCAGCTCGTGCGCGAACTTGCCCGGGCACCACGCGAGGCCGGCATCAACACGACGGCGTGGGATCTGGGCTACGCGCCGGCGCGACCGCGGCGGCCGATCGACCCGGACGATCCCACCGTCCGCTTCTTTGGCGCGCCGGCCGGGCCCCGCGTGCTGCCGGGGCGCTACGTCGTGCGGCTGACCGTCGGGAGCGAACGCGTGGAGCAGCCGGTGACCGTGCGCGTCGATCCCACGTCGAAGACCACGCCCGCAGCGCTCACCGAGCAATTCACGGTGGCGATGGAGCTGCGCAACCTGCAGTCCCTGGCCAACGACACCTTGCGCGCGCTGGATGGACGCAAGGCGGAGTTGGAGGTGCGTCGCCGATCCGCCCAGGCGATTCCCGAAGGAAAGGGCGCCGCCGTCGTCGCCGACCTCACGAAGGAGATCGCCCAGGCCGACTCCCTGCTCGACCTGCTCGTGAAGCCGGCCAGGGTTCCGTTCTGGAGCGACGGGCCGCGCATCAGCGATCGCATCGGGGCGCTGCTGCGCAACGTGGACTCCGGCAACTTCCCGCCCACACCTGCCCAGCGAAAGCTCGGTCAGGACCTGGCCGTTGAGCTGCGTGACGCCCTGGAGCGGGTCCGGCGATACCTGGGCCGCTTCACCACGATGTAG
- a CDS encoding YciI family protein: protein MQFLLLVYVDPALMQALPEGKADAMMRDCLGHADAMKREGSILDFQQLEEATTARTVRSRGGRVSVTDGPFAEAREVLGGFNLIEAENMDEAVRMAMEFPWTVTGSIEVRPVRDIGAVRRRVNVPAPTD, encoded by the coding sequence ATGCAATTCCTGCTTCTGGTCTACGTCGATCCCGCGCTCATGCAGGCCCTGCCCGAAGGCAAGGCAGACGCGATGATGCGCGATTGCCTGGGACACGCCGATGCCATGAAACGCGAGGGCAGCATCCTCGACTTCCAGCAACTCGAAGAGGCGACCACGGCGCGCACGGTGCGCTCGCGCGGTGGACGCGTGTCCGTGACTGACGGACCGTTCGCCGAAGCCCGCGAGGTGCTCGGTGGGTTCAATCTCATCGAAGCCGAGAACATGGACGAGGCGGTCCGCATGGCGATGGAGTTTCCGTGGACCGTGACTGGATCCATCGAGGTGCGGCCGGTGCGCGACATCGGTGCCGTGCGCCGTCGCGTGAACGTTCCCGCGCCGACCGACTGA